From the Thermus brockianus genome, the window AGAAGGACCTCCACCCCCTCCTGGGCCGCCAAGAGGGCCCCTTGGACCGTGACCCCCGGGGCCCGGTCCCCCCCCATGGCGTCCAGGGCAATCCTCATGCCTGGGGCAGGTGCTTCTCTATCTTGGCCTGGAAGTTGCGCTTGGGTTGCGCCCCCACCAGGACCTCCACGGGCTGGCCGTTCTTGAAGAGGATCACCGTGGGGATGCTCATCACCCGGAAGCGCATGGCCGTCTTGGGGTTCTCGTCCACGTCCAGCTTGGCCACCACCAGCTTGCCCTCGTAGTCCTGGGCGAGCTCTTCCAGGATGGG encodes:
- the trxA gene encoding thioredoxin; the protein is MAKPLEVTDQNFDELLGGHPLVLVDFWAEWCAPCRMIAPILEELAQDYEGKLVVAKLDVDENPKTAMRFRVMSIPTVILFKNGQPVEVLVGAQPKRNFQAKIEKHLPQA